A stretch of DNA from Thalassospiraceae bacterium LMO-SO8:
CAATCTCGATCTGGTCCTGCGCCACGACACGGGCCTGCCCGTGTCCATCGCCGACGATCCCTTGTCCTGCGTCGTGCTCGGCACGGGCCGCGCACTCGAGGAAATGAAGCGCCTCAAGGACGTCCTGACCACCATGTATTGATCATAAGATGGGGGCGGGTGACGCCTCTTCCCTGATGATCTCCGGCAGATAGGCCTGGTTCTGGCGGTTTTTGAACCGCCGGGTCAGCAACACCGCCGCCGCCGTCAGGCCGATCACGAAGCCGATCCAGATTCCCCGTGTCTCGAACCCCGCCCCGAAGGCGAGCCAGACCGCCGACCCGGCGCCCAATCCCCAATAGCTGACCCCGGCGATGACCATGGGAAAAGCCGTGTCGTTGAGGCCGCGCAACGCCCCCGCCGCCACCGCTTGCAGGGCGTCGACGATCTGGAACATGGCGGCCAGCATCAACAGGGCGGCGGCAAGGCTCAGGACCTCGGCCGCGTCGGCGCGGGCCGTGTCCAGGAACAGGCCGGCGAAGGGTTCGGGAACGGTCACGATCACGCCCGTCATCACCATGGCGAACAGCATGGCCACGGCCATGGCCGACCATCCGGCGCGGTAGGCGCCGGCCACGTCCCGCCGCCCGGCGGCATGGCCGACGCGCACGGTCGCGGCCTGGCTCAACCCCATGGGCACCATGAAGGTGATGTGCGGCATCTGCATGGCGATCATATGGGCGGCGATGGCGACGGCGCCGAACTGTCCGATCACGAACACGGCGCCGATGAAGAACCCGGCCTCCATCACCGAAATCGCGGCGATCGGGGCGCCGATGCGGAAGATCTGGCGGAAGATGCGCCAGTCCGGGCGCCAGAAGCGGACGAACAACTGATACTTATTGAACGGCCGCCGCCACTGGATGACCGCGGCCAGGGCGAGCACCATCAGAATGTTGACCGCCGTCGTGGCGATCCCGGCCCCCACCAGTTCCAGGCGCGGCAGGCCGAAATTTCCGAAGATCAGGCCGTAATCCAATAGCGCGTTGAGCGGCACCCCGGCCAGCATGACCCAAAGCGCCGCCATGGGCCGGCCCAGGGCGGCGACGAAGTTGCGCAGCACGGTAAAGACGATGCCGGCGGGCAGGCACCACATCAGGGTGCTCATATAGGCCTCGGCATGGGGCAGGGCTTCCGGCGGCTGCCCCGTCCAGGCGAGCAAGGCCCCCGTATGGGAAAAGGCCGCGACGCAGGGTGTCACCAACAGGATGGCGACCCACAGGCCCTGGCGGATGACGCGGCGGACGATGCGCGGCTGCCGGGCGCCGAAGGCCTGCGCGGCCAGCCCCGCCGTGGACATCGTCACGCCGACGCAGACGATATAGCCGATGAAAAAGACCATCATGCTCAACGATGCGCCGGCCAGGGGTTCCGGCCCCAGGCGGCCGATCATGGCCGTGTCCGTGGTCAGCATGGCGACCCAGGCGATCTGGGTCGCGACGATGGGTGCTGCCAGGCGGAACAACTGCACCAGCTCCGTGCGCCAGGCGGCGGACAATCGGGGGGGCTTCGCGGATGTGTCGGGGGCGAGGGCGGTCATGGGTGAAATCCGTCGTTGGCTTTCGAATGCGGGGGGTGTCGAAATCGGGGAACTGGGGACAAAAAAAGCGGACCCGAAGGTCCGCCCGAAACGTGGCCATTTCATGAAGGGGCCGCGCTAGGGCGTGTTGCTCCGGGCAAGGAAGGCCGACAGGGCCGGGGCGGGCGCATAGACGCCGCCGGAGATGCCGGTCACAATGACGGAGATATGGGGAATGTGCTGGTCCATAGCCCGGCTTATAGCCACCTCGGCCCGCAAAGAAAAGTCGAAAGACGCCCGATTATGCACCCGACGGGCGTATGGCCCAGTCCGTATACGGGCTGGAATGCATTTTGAATTTCTCGTTCGGGTCCATGAAATCGTGGGTATGAACGACCACCCGGTCGTCCTCGATCAGCACCACGCAATAGGCCGGCGGCTCGAAACTCGCCGTCATTTCCACGTTCACCATGTCGAGCCAGACCTGCTGGTTGAGGCCGCGCAGGGTGGAATAGGGAATGCCCCGCCAACTGCCGGAAATCGGCCGGTGGACATGGCCGAAGAACAGATGGCGGATGCGTGCCTTGTGCGGCTCGATCACGGCTTGAAAAGCATCCTTCTGCTGTAGGCCGATGCGGTCCATGGCCGGAATGCCGACGTCGAAGGGCGGATGATGCATGAACAGGAACAGGTCGTGGCCTTCCGACGCGGCCAGGATGTCTGCCAGCCAGGCTTGGCGGTCGGCGCAGAAATGCCCGGCCGAGGTGCCCTCCAGGACCGTGTCCAGGAAGATGAAGCGGCCCACGGGCGTGTCCAGGGCCGACTGGATAAAGCCATTTTTATCAACGGGCTGGTCCGGGAAATGGGCGCGCAGAACGTCGCGGGCGTCGTGGTTTCCGGCCAGCACGTGAACCGGCATGGCGAGCGGCGCCAGGCCGTCGACAAGGTTCCGGAACGCCGCCGGCTCGCCCCAATGGGTCAGGTCACCGGTCACCACAGCCATCGCCGCGTCCCCGTGATGGGCGTTGATGTCGGCCACGGCGGCGTCCAGGGCCGGGCGCGGATCGCGACCATAGAGGGTCCTGCCCGGGGGCACGAAATGGGGGTCGGTCAGATGGATGAATTTCATGGCGGCGTGGTCCCGGTTTTCGGCGATGGCGGCAGAAGAATAGCCGGATGCAGCCCCGCCCCGCCAGCCGCCAGGGTGGAAAGTCGGGTTTTATTCGATTTCACCTTAAATTTCCCGCTTAGACGGTTGTTTTTTTTGGTAAACGGCGCTACGCGTCATTAACCGTCGATTAACGCGAATCGGCGACAAGGACAAAGATTAATGGGAGGTCGGGAGTTGCGGCCCTGCGGCTGGTTTTGGGGACCGGACGGGGGGCCGCGGGTAGTGTAATGGGCAGGAAGGACGTCCTGGGGTGAAGGAACCGCATTCATTTTCGCGGGTCGCGCAGCCGATTCGCAATTTCGCCCAGCGCTTCGCCTATGTGGGGCTGGTCGTGGCGGCGTTCGCCCTGATGATGCTTGCCAAGGTCGATACCATCCTGGTCGAACGCGCGCGCACCCACATGACCGACGCCGTCGCTCCCATCCTGGATGTGCTGTCGCGGCCCCTCGACACGGTGAACCGCGGCGTCGCCGAGGTTCAGGCCATGAAGAACCTGTATGAGGAGAACACGCGCCTGCGCGAGGAGCGCACGCGGCTCATGCATTGGAAATCCGTCGCCGAGAAACTGGAGGCGGAGAACCGCGTTCTCAAGGAACAGCTCAACGTCATTCCCGAGCGCGAGGCGAGCTTCGTCACCGCGCGGGTCATCGCCGACACGGGTGGCGCCTTTTCGCAAAGCGTGATCGTCAACGCCGGGGCCCGCGACGGGGTCGAGAAGGGGCAGGCGGCGGTCACCGCCGACGGCCTGGTCGGTCGGGTCATCGATGTCGGCAGCCGGTCCGCCCGGGTCCTGTTGCTGACCGACATCAACGCCAAGATTCCCGTTCTCGTCGATCCGACCCGCACGCGGGCGATCATGGCCGGCGCCAATTTGGCGAAGCCGCGCCTGACCTGGCTGCCGCCGGGGGCGGTGGTGTCCGTGGGCGACAGCGTCGTGACCTCGGGCCATGCCGGCGTGTTTCCGCCGGGCCTGCGGGTCGGTCAGGTCGCCGCCGTCGGCGAGGGCGGGCTGATCGTTCAGCCCTATGTCGACCTGACGCGCCTGGAATACGTGCGCATCCTCAATTTCGGCTCGGGCGGAATCCTGCAATTGCCGCAGCGCTCCATCGCTGCCGAGGTGCCGGGTAAGGTGCGGGGACACCGCCCATGAGGCCGACCTTCTGGCAACGTCTGGATGCCTTCGCCCGCAACCTGACGCCGGTCGCGCTGACCCTGGTCCTGGTTATTCTCAACGTCGTGCCGACCCACATTCCGGGCATCGCCCGGGTGCTGCCGGTGCTGCCCCTGATTTCCATATTCTACTGGTCGATCCACCGTCCGCACCTGATGCCGGCCCCCGCGGTGTTCCTGATCGGCCTGTTCCAGGACGGCCTGACGGGGGCCCCCATGGGATTGCATGCCCTGATTTTCCTGGCCGTGCAGGGAGTCGTGCTGTTTCAGCACAAGTTCTTCATGGGCAAGTCGTTCTTCGTCCATTGGCTGGGCTTCGGGCTGGTCGGGGCCGGGGCGGCGGCGCTCAGCTGGGCCCTGCTGTCGGCTTTTCACGTCACCCTGTTCGCCGCTGACGCCATCGTTTTCCAATACGTCATGACCGTCGCCGCCTTTCCGCTGTTCGCGTTCATCTTCTCGCGCTGGCAGCAGGCGTTCTTGAAACTGGATTGATCCGATGCATGGAGATCAGGAACGCCAGAAACTTTTCGCCCGCCGCACCGTGATGCTGGTGGGGGGCAAGCTGGCGCTCGTCTCCATGCTGGCGGGCCGCATGTATTACCTGCAGGTGGTCAAGGCCGAGCAGTACAAGATGCTGGCCGACGAGAACCGCATCAGCCTGCGCCTGTTGGCGCCGCCGCGCGGACGCATCGTCGACCGTTTCGGTATTCCACTCGCCGACAACAAGCAGAACTACCGTGTCATGCTGGTGTCCGAGGACACCCGGGGGCTCGGCGTCGACGGGGCGCTCGATCTGTTGCATGACATCGTGCCCATGAGCATCGGCGAACGCCGACGGGTTCTGAAGGAAGTCAGCCGCAACCGATCCTTCGTGCCGGTGACGCTGCGCGAAAACCTGGAATGGGAAGAGGTCGCGCGGATCGAGGTCAATGCCCCCGACCTGCCCGGCGTGATGATCGACGAGGGGCAAAGCCGGTTCTATCCCTATGCTCAGAACCTGGCCCATGTCCTGGGCTATGTGTCGGCGGTGAGCGAGCGGGAAAAGACCGGCGACCGGCTGCTGGAATTGCCCGGATTCCGCACGGGCAAGTCGGGGATCGAGAAAATCCACGACCTCAGCCTGCGCGGGTCCGGCGGTTCGTCCGAGGTCGAGGTCAACGCCTACGGCCGGGTGATCCGCGAGCTCAATCGGCGCGAAGGCCTGCCCGGCGCCGAAATCCGCATGACCATCGACGTCGGCCTGCAACTTGCGGTCGCCAAGCGCCTGTCCAACGAGGTGAGCGCCTCGGCGGTGGTGCTCGACGTGCATTCCGGCGATGTGCTGGCCATGGTTTCCCACCCCAGTTTCGATCCCAACGATTTCAACCGCGGCCTGGGCGTCGAGGAATGGAGCCGGCTGATCAACAACCCGGCCGCCCCTCTGTCCAACAAGGCGATCGCCGGCCGCTATTCGCCGGGATCGTGCTTCAAGATGCTGGTCGCCCTGACGGCGCTTGAGCGTGGCGTGATCTCGCCCACGGGCAAGGTCTATTGCGAAGGGTTCATGGAACTGGGGGACACCAAGTTCCATTGTTGGAAAAAGCACGGCCACGGCCTTGTCGATGTGAGCAGCGCCATCACTCAGTCCTGCGACGTTTATTTCTACGAAGTCGCCCGCCGCGTCGGCATCGACCGCATCGCGGAAATGGCGGAGCGCTTCGGCCTCGGCGATGCGACAGGCCTGGACCTGCCCGGCGAAAAACAGGGCCTGGTGCCGACCAAGGCCTGGAAGCGCGAGGCCCGGGATCAGTCCTGGCACCAGGGCGAAACCCTGTTGGCCGGGATCGGCCAGGGGTATGTCCTGACCACGCCGCTACAGCTTGCGGTGATGACAGCCCGGCTGGTCAACGGCGGCTTCGCCGTGTCGCCGCAGTTGACCAAGTCGGTCAGCACGACCGGCGTGCATGCGGTGCCCGAACATCACGAATTCCCCCAGATCAATGTCAGTCAGCGCAATCTGGCCCTGGTGCGGGACGCCATGACCCAGGTCGTCAACACGCCCCAGGGCACGGCCCACGCCTCGGCGATTCATGATCCGCGCTATATCATGGGCGGCAAGACCGGCACGGTGCAGGTCCGCCGGATTACCAAGGCCGAACGTGAACAGGGCGTGGTGAAGAACAAGGACCTGCCGTGGGAAGAACGCGACCACGCCTTGTTCGTCGGCTTCGCGCCGGCGGACAATCCCCGGTATGCGGTCGCCGTGGTGGTCGAACACGGCGGCGGTGGGTCCAGCGTCGCGGCCCCCATTGCCCGCGATCTTCTGCTGACGGCCCAACGCCGCCAGTCGGCGCGCGACATTCCCATCAGTCAGACCAGCGGCAGCCAGGCGGCGCTTGATCTGCGCGGCACGGAAGACCGTGTCCGTCCCGTGCCGGATCAAGGTTAGGGGAGAGAACGATGGCTGTTCGCGAAGACGCCCTGAACCCCCCCAGCTTTACCCTGCGGCAAAAACTGTGGCAGATGCATTGGCTGTTGATTCTGCTGTTGGCGGCGGCCGCGTCGGTCGGCTTCGCCATGTTGTATTCGGCGGCGGGCGGCAGTTTCGAGCCCTGGGCGTCGCGCCAGATGATGCGCTTTGGCGTCGGCATGGCCGTGCTCATCACCGTCGCCCTGATCGACATCCGGCTGTGGCTGAAATACGCCTATGTGTTCTATCTGGGCACGGTGGCACTTCTCGTCGCCGTGGAATTCATGGGCGAGGTCGGCAAGGGGGCGCAGCGCTGGCTCGACCTCGGCTATTTCGGCCTGCAACCCTCGGAGCTGATGAAAATCGCCCTGGTGCTGGCGCTGGCGCGCTATTTCCACGGCACCTCGATCGAGGACGTGCGGCGCATTCCCCATCTGTTCGTCCCGGTCCTGCTGATCGCGGTGCCGGCGGCCCTGGTCCTGCGCCAGCCCGATTTGGGCACGGCGTTGATGCTGGTCATCACGGGGGCGGTGATCTTTTTCGCCGCCGGGGTGCGGATCTGGAAATTCGTGCTGGTCGGCATCGTTACCGTGGCGGCGGCGCCCATCGCCTGGGGCTTCCTGCGCGATTATCAAAAACAACGGGTGTTGACCTTCCTCAACCCGGAAAACGACCCGCTGGGGTCCGGCTACCACATCATCCAGTCGAAGATCGCCTTCGGGTCCGGGGGGCTGTTCGGCAAGGGCTTCCTGCAAGGCACGCAAAGCCATCTCAACTTCCTGCCGGAAATGCAGACCGACTTCATCTTCACCATGCTGGCCGAGGAATTCGGCATGGCCGGCGGGTTGGCGCTGCTCGGCCTTTATGTGGTGATCCTGATCTACGGGCTGGCCATCAGCGTGCGCTGCCGCACCCAGTTCGGCCGTCTGGTCGGCATCGGCGTGACCGCGACCTTCTTCCTCTACGTGTTCATCAACATGGCCATGGTGATGGGGCTGGTTCCCGTGGTGGGGGTGCCGCTGCCGCTGATCTCCTACGGCGGCACGGCCATGCTGACCTTGCTGTTCGGCTTCGGGCTTCTGATGGGGACCTGGATTCACCGCGACGTCATGGTCGGGCGGCGCGGCATCGGCGACGACGTTTAGGGCTGCGATACCGCGGCTTTCCGGCCTTTCCGACAAATCCGCGCGCGGGGCGTCACTTCGCCTCGACAAAGCCGGCCAAGCTTGCTAAAACCCCGCCCTCCATACGTGGTGCGGGCTGTTAGCTCAGTTGGTAGAGCAGCTGACTCTTAATCAGCGGGTCGTAGGTTCGAATCCTACACAGCCCACCATTCCTCCCCTGGATTTCCGTGGGTTTCAGGCCGCTCCGGCGCTGCCAACTCGAAGCTATGAAAAAGTTGGAAATCCCCCGGATTTTCCGCTGACGCGCTTCTTAGTGCATTGATTCAAAACAGCCTGCCCACTGATTCCGGAACAGCGGGCCACGAAGCCCCCACTGTGTCCGAGGTCATTTTGTGCAAAACGGATGCTGATCAGTGGATGCATCGGAATAGGAACAAGTTCGACGCCTCGGCGAAAAATCTCCGAGGCGTTTTCGTCTCGACGATCCGCAGTCCGAAAACTCAGGGGAAATCCTCGGAAAGAAGGCCCATGTCAGTTCCCGAAATCGTCGAAAATGGTGGGTGAGGGGTAAGGGGCGTCTGCGGCCGCCCGTGCGCGGTCATCTATGTGTGCTGTGCATGAAAAGACAGCAAACATACTTATCGTACTCGCCGCCAAGGTTCGCGACTTAACCCCGGTTAAGGATCGCTCGGCTGTCCCGTGATCTCATGACAAACCCCAACATGCATGTTCGGGGCACGGGACATGAGGAGGTGCGGCCATGGCCGAACCAAAAAATAGCGGACCAGACAACACGGGCAAGGATGATGACGACGGCCCGATTCCAGTGATGCAGAGCATCATGGACAATCCGTTCTTGCTTCTCTTTTTGGGCGTGTCGATTCCGGCCGTCCTTTACACAATCTGGGGGGTCATGGAAATCGCTGCGATCCCTCTCGCCAAGTGACGGGAGGCGGCAATGGCACTCACGCCTCCGGAAAAACGCCTGTGGTGGAACGAGCCGCTGGCAAAAGCCGAAATCGTCTGGATCTCCGTCGCCTTTCTATGGGGTCTGGTGATGTTCTTCACCATGGTGTTCTGGCACATCCAGGGTGAACAGAACCTGTCCAACGAAGCCTACCGGGTCAATCCGGAAGTCTTCGCCCAAAAGGTCGAGACCTTCACGGATCAATACAAGGTCCGCAACGAAGGCGAGACCGGGATTCCCATCGTCCGCCCTCCCGCCGGCAGCGATGTTTATATGTTGGCGCGTTTGTGGGAATGGTGGCCGATCCTGGAGCTCAAGAAGGGCGAGACCTACCGCCTGCATCTGAGTTCCCTTGATTGGCTGCACGGATTTTCCCTGCAACCGACCAACATCAACATTCAGGTCCACCCGAACTACGAGATGGTGATGACCATCACTCCGAACGAGTCGGGAGTGTTCAGCGTCGTCTGCAACGAGTTTTGCGGGATCGGTCATCACCAAATGGTCGGCCGCATATATGTGACCGATAAATAGGGGGCGATCATGGCATTTGATTTCGCACATCGGGTTTGCCCCGAAACGGGTTTGAAGGTCTGCAGCCAGGCCGAAAAACTGATCAAGGCGAACGCCGTCGCGGCGATCGTATTTCTGGCCGTCGGCGGCCTGTTCGGCCTTTTGGTGGCGCTTACGCGCTGGCCGGCGGTGCACATCCTGCCCGCCGACCTGTTCTATCTGGTGCTGACGGCGCATGGCGCCGACATCCTGATCTTCTGGGTTATTTTCTTCGAGATCGCGATCCTCTATTTCGCGTCGGCCATTCTGCTTAACTGCCGGCTGGCAACGCCCCGGTTCGCCTGGCTTTCGTTCTGGCTGATGCTGATCGGTTCGGTGATGGCCAACGTGGCCGTCTTGCAGGGTGAATCGAGCGTCATGTTCACGTCCTACGTGCCCATGAAGGCGGCCCCGCATTTCTATCTCGGGCTCATCCTGTTCGCTGTCGGCGCCTTGATCGGCGTGTTCGTGTTCTTCGGCACCCTGGTCGTCGCCAAGCAGGAGAAAACCTATAAGGGATCGGTCCCCCTGGTCACTTTCGGTGCCGTGGTCGCGGCGGTGATCGCGGTCTATACCATCGCCTCGGGCGCGATCATCCTGATCCCCACGTTCCTGTGGTCCGTCGGCCTGATCGCCGAGATCGACACCCTGACCTATCGGGTCGTGTGGTGGGGCATGGGCCATTCGTCACAACAGATCAACGTCGCGGCCCATGTCTCGGTGTGGTACGCCATCGCGGCCCTGACCGTGGGCGCCAAGCCGCTCAGCGAAAAGGTCAGCCGCACGGCGTTTCTGCTTTACGCCTGCTTCCTGTTGATCGCCTCGGCCCACCACATTCTGGCCGACCCGGGCATCAGCTCGAACTGGAAGGTGTTCAATACTTCCTACGCCATCTATCTCGCCGTCGTCGCCAGCATGATCCACGGCATGAGCGTCCCCGGCGCGGTCGAGGCCGCCCAGCGCCGCAACGGGTTCACCCAAGGCATGTTCGGCTGGCTGCGCCGCGCACCCTGGGGCAATCCGGCTTTTGCGGGGATGTTCCTGTCCCTGGTTCTGTTCGGTTTCGTGGGCGGGATTTCCGGCGTCGTGCTCGGCGCCGAGCAATTGAACCTGTTGATGCACAACACCATCTACGTGCCCGGTCACTTCCACGCCACGGTCGCGGCCGGAACGACCCTGGCCTTCATGGCCATGACCTATCTGGTCGTTCCCCTGGTCTTCCAGCGCGAACTGATTTTGAAGAGCTGGGCCCGCTGGCAACCCTACATGTTCGGGCTCGGCACCTTCGGTATCTCCATGTTCATGATGGGAGCAGGAACCCTCGGCGTTTCACGGCGTCATTGGGACATGACCTTTACCGATTCGGTATTGACCTTCGACTATCCTCCGGCGGCCTTCCTGATGATGGGGCTGAACGGTATATTCGGGGTGATCGCCACCATCGGCGGTATCATGTTCGTCGTCGTGATCGTCGGCTCGGTGCTGTTCGGCAAGAAACGCGGCGCGGAAGAAGCGCGCCTTTCGCCCGTCGTGTTCCAAGGGAGGGCGGCGGCCATCGTCAGCCATGACGGTGCCCATACCCTGCACGTGCCGGGGACGATCACGCTGGTGACGATCTTCTTCATCAGCTTCGTCCTCTACTACTTCGTCAACTGGAAGTTCCTGTCGGAAGTCTGGCCGCTGTCCTAAGCGGCCGGTCTCCGGCGGGGTCCGCCAAGGGGAACAGGTGTCATGACGACCGTCTTGCGGGATTTCTACGGCATCTTCAAGATCCGCATTGGCATCGCCATCGCGCTCAGCGCGGTGGCGGGCCTTGCGGTCACGCCGGGAATTAGCCTGCCGGTCTGGCAGGTGACGGTCCTGGGGTTCGCCGCCCTGGGCGCCAGTGCGGCCGCCGGCGCTTTCAATCAATTGATCGAACGCGACCTGGACGCCCGCATGGCGCGGACGCAGAAACGTCCTTTCGTCACCGGGCGGTATCGCGGCGGGGCGGCCTGGTATCTGGGCGTCCTTCTCCTGCTGACGGGATCCGTCACCGTCGCCGGGGTGCTGTTCAATCCCCTGGTCGCTGTTTATCTGTTCCTCGGCGCCTTTACCTACGGCGTCGTCTATACGGTCTGGCTGAAAAAACGCACGCCCTGGAACATCGTCATCGGCGGCCTTTCCGGGACCTTTGCCGTGCTGGCCGGATCGGCGGCCATTTCGCCCGTTCCGGGGCCCGTGCCGGCAATTCTGGCCATGGTCCTGTTCCTGTGGACGCCGCCGCATTTCTGGAGCCTCGCCGCCGCGCTGAAGCGAGATTATGAACAGGCGGGCGTGCCCATGTTGCCGGTCGTTCTGGGTCTGGAACGGGGGTCGCGGGTGATCTTCGCCCATACCCTGGTCCTGGTCGCGGTTTCCCTGTTGCCGGGAATGTTCGGATACGGCCCGCTCTACATGACCCTGGCCGCGGTGGGCGGCGGGTATTTCATCTATCGCGCCTGGCGCCATGTCGAAGCCCCGACCCCGGTCACCGCCATGAAGGCCTTCTTCGCCTCGCTGGGGCAACTGACCCTGGTGCTGGTCGGCGCCATGGTGGAAGGGGGCGTTCTTGCTGGTCTTTCATAGGATATGCACGGCCGTCTTTCTGGCGATCCTGCTTGCCGCCGCCGGGGGCGGCTCGGCGCAGGCCAAATCCAGTCCCTTCGACGCCAAAGCGGCGTTGGCGCTGTCGCAGGCGGCAGTCGGCAGCAATCTGGCCAAACTGCATTTCACCGACAGCCGCAAGCAGCCGGTCAATCTCGCCGACTTGATGGACAAGCCCCTGGTGATCAGTCTGATCTACACCGGTTGCGCCGACATTTGCCCGACCGTCACGGAAAATCTGGCCAACGCGGTCGAGGTCGCGCGGGACATTCTGGGAAAGGATGCCTTTCGGGTCGTCACCGTCGGCTTCGACGCCCGCAACGATTCGCCGGACCGGATGCGTCTCTACGCCGCCAGCCGCGGTATCCGTGTCGACGGCTGGTACTTCCTCAGCGCCGATGCCGCCACCATAGATCAGTTGGCGCGCGACCTGGGCTTCGTGTTCCGGCCGTCGCCCAAGGGCTTTGACCATATGTCGCAAACGTCGGTGGTCGATACGGGCGGGCGGGTCTATCGACATATTTATGGACCGGATTTCGATGCGCCGCTTCTGGTCGAGCCGCTGAAGCAGGTGATCTTCGGCAAGCGGACGGAAATGACCAGCCTGGAAGGCCTGCTCAATCGCGTGCGTCTTTACTGCACGCTGTACGACCCGGCGAGCGGCACCTACCGGTTCGACTACTCGCTGATCATCTCCATCGTGCTGGGCGGATTAAGCTTGGCGCTGGTCGGTACGGTTCTGGTCCGTGCCTTGTGGCGCCATCGCGGCCCGGCCCGTCCTGCATAGACCGAAGCCTGGATCGGAACACCTACGTGAAAACAATCCAAAGCACGCTGCGCTGGGGTTTCATGTGGCTCGATGGCCTGTTCGATCAGGTCTTCACGCCGCGATGGAACCCCATGTACTACCTGGGCGGGCTTGGGTTCTTTTACTTTTGGATCGTTGCGGTCTCGGGCCTGTATCTCTACATTTTTTTCGACACGGGCCTGACGGAAGCCTTCGCCAGCATCGAGTCGCTGACCCATGAACAATGGTATCTCGGCGGCGTCATGCGGTCATTCCACCGCTACGCCTCCGATGCCCTGGTGATCATGATGGTCTTGCACATGGTCCGCGAATTCTCTTTCGACCACTACCGGGGCGCCCGGTTTTTTTCCTGGATCACGGGCGTGCCCATGACCTGGATGGTCATCGCCGCCGGGGTCACGGGCTATTGGCTGGTGTGGGATGAACTGGCGCAGTATATCGCGATCGGGTCGGCGGAGTGGCTGGATTGGCTGCCGATATTCGGCGAACCCATCGCCCGCAATTTCATGTCGCCGGTCAGTCTGGACGACCGCTTTTTCACGCTTCTGATCTTTCTCCATATCGCGCTGCCGTTGGTCCTGTTGCTGGTCATGTGGATCCACCTGCAGCGCGTCGCCTACGCCAAATGGAACCCGCCCCGGGGCCTGGCGGCGGGGACCATGGTGATGATGCTGGTCCTGTC
This window harbors:
- a CDS encoding MATE family efflux transporter; its protein translation is MTALAPDTSAKPPRLSAAWRTELVQLFRLAAPIVATQIAWVAMLTTDTAMIGRLGPEPLAGASLSMMVFFIGYIVCVGVTMSTAGLAAQAFGARQPRIVRRVIRQGLWVAILLVTPCVAAFSHTGALLAWTGQPPEALPHAEAYMSTLMWCLPAGIVFTVLRNFVAALGRPMAALWVMLAGVPLNALLDYGLIFGNFGLPRLELVGAGIATTAVNILMVLALAAVIQWRRPFNKYQLFVRFWRPDWRIFRQIFRIGAPIAAISVMEAGFFIGAVFVIGQFGAVAIAAHMIAMQMPHITFMVPMGLSQAATVRVGHAAGRRDVAGAYRAGWSAMAVAMLFAMVMTGVIVTVPEPFAGLFLDTARADAAEVLSLAAALLMLAAMFQIVDALQAVAAGALRGLNDTAFPMVIAGVSYWGLGAGSAVWLAFGAGFETRGIWIGFVIGLTAAAVLLTRRFKNRQNQAYLPEIIREEASPAPIL
- a CDS encoding phosphodiesterase, which gives rise to MKFIHLTDPHFVPPGRTLYGRDPRPALDAAVADINAHHGDAAMAVVTGDLTHWGEPAAFRNLVDGLAPLAMPVHVLAGNHDARDVLRAHFPDQPVDKNGFIQSALDTPVGRFIFLDTVLEGTSAGHFCADRQAWLADILAASEGHDLFLFMHHPPFDVGIPAMDRIGLQQKDAFQAVIEPHKARIRHLFFGHVHRPISGSWRGIPYSTLRGLNQQVWLDMVNVEMTASFEPPAYCVVLIEDDRVVVHTHDFMDPNEKFKMHSSPYTDWAIRPSGA
- the mreC gene encoding rod shape-determining protein MreC, with the protein product MKEPHSFSRVAQPIRNFAQRFAYVGLVVAAFALMMLAKVDTILVERARTHMTDAVAPILDVLSRPLDTVNRGVAEVQAMKNLYEENTRLREERTRLMHWKSVAEKLEAENRVLKEQLNVIPEREASFVTARVIADTGGAFSQSVIVNAGARDGVEKGQAAVTADGLVGRVIDVGSRSARVLLLTDINAKIPVLVDPTRTRAIMAGANLAKPRLTWLPPGAVVSVGDSVVTSGHAGVFPPGLRVGQVAAVGEGGLIVQPYVDLTRLEYVRILNFGSGGILQLPQRSIAAEVPGKVRGHRP
- the mreD gene encoding rod shape-determining protein MreD, whose product is MRPTFWQRLDAFARNLTPVALTLVLVILNVVPTHIPGIARVLPVLPLISIFYWSIHRPHLMPAPAVFLIGLFQDGLTGAPMGLHALIFLAVQGVVLFQHKFFMGKSFFVHWLGFGLVGAGAAALSWALLSAFHVTLFAADAIVFQYVMTVAAFPLFAFIFSRWQQAFLKLD
- the mrdA gene encoding penicillin-binding protein 2, with the protein product MHGDQERQKLFARRTVMLVGGKLALVSMLAGRMYYLQVVKAEQYKMLADENRISLRLLAPPRGRIVDRFGIPLADNKQNYRVMLVSEDTRGLGVDGALDLLHDIVPMSIGERRRVLKEVSRNRSFVPVTLRENLEWEEVARIEVNAPDLPGVMIDEGQSRFYPYAQNLAHVLGYVSAVSEREKTGDRLLELPGFRTGKSGIEKIHDLSLRGSGGSSEVEVNAYGRVIRELNRREGLPGAEIRMTIDVGLQLAVAKRLSNEVSASAVVLDVHSGDVLAMVSHPSFDPNDFNRGLGVEEWSRLINNPAAPLSNKAIAGRYSPGSCFKMLVALTALERGVISPTGKVYCEGFMELGDTKFHCWKKHGHGLVDVSSAITQSCDVYFYEVARRVGIDRIAEMAERFGLGDATGLDLPGEKQGLVPTKAWKREARDQSWHQGETLLAGIGQGYVLTTPLQLAVMTARLVNGGFAVSPQLTKSVSTTGVHAVPEHHEFPQINVSQRNLALVRDAMTQVVNTPQGTAHASAIHDPRYIMGGKTGTVQVRRITKAEREQGVVKNKDLPWEERDHALFVGFAPADNPRYAVAVVVEHGGGGSSVAAPIARDLLLTAQRRQSARDIPISQTSGSQAALDLRGTEDRVRPVPDQG
- the rodA gene encoding rod shape-determining protein RodA codes for the protein MAVREDALNPPSFTLRQKLWQMHWLLILLLAAAASVGFAMLYSAAGGSFEPWASRQMMRFGVGMAVLITVALIDIRLWLKYAYVFYLGTVALLVAVEFMGEVGKGAQRWLDLGYFGLQPSELMKIALVLALARYFHGTSIEDVRRIPHLFVPVLLIAVPAALVLRQPDLGTALMLVITGAVIFFAAGVRIWKFVLVGIVTVAAAPIAWGFLRDYQKQRVLTFLNPENDPLGSGYHIIQSKIAFGSGGLFGKGFLQGTQSHLNFLPEMQTDFIFTMLAEEFGMAGGLALLGLYVVILIYGLAISVRCRTQFGRLVGIGVTATFFLYVFINMAMVMGLVPVVGVPLPLISYGGTAMLTLLFGFGLLMGTWIHRDVMVGRRGIGDDV
- a CDS encoding cytochrome C oxidase subunit II; its protein translation is MALTPPEKRLWWNEPLAKAEIVWISVAFLWGLVMFFTMVFWHIQGEQNLSNEAYRVNPEVFAQKVETFTDQYKVRNEGETGIPIVRPPAGSDVYMLARLWEWWPILELKKGETYRLHLSSLDWLHGFSLQPTNINIQVHPNYEMVMTITPNESGVFSVVCNEFCGIGHHQMVGRIYVTDK